The DNA region TCAACTACTCCTGGCAGCGCTTCTCCCTGGACGCCTGGAAGGACCCCTGCGGCGTCGCCGACATGTGCGGCTCGCTCTCGCTGTCCTTGCAGATCGCCGTCTGGGCCACCGTCGGTGCGACCGTCCTCGGCACGATGATCTCCTTCGCGCTGGTCCGCTACCGCTTCCGGGCGCGCGGCGCGATCAACTCGCTGATCTTCCTGCCGATGGCGATGCCCGAGGTCGTCATGGCCGCCTCGCTGCTCACGCTCTTCCTCAACATGGGCGCACAGCTGGGCTTCTGGACGATCCTGATCGCGCACATCATGTTCTGCCTGAGCTTCGTCGTGACGGCGGTCAAGGCGCGCGTGATGTCGATGGACCCGAGGCTGGAGGAGGCGGCCCGCGATCTGTACGCCGGACCCGTGCAGACCTTCCTGCGGGTGACGCTGCCGATCGCCGCCCCCGGAATCGCGGCGGGAGCGCTGCTCGCCTTCGCGCTCTCCTTCGACGATTTCATCATCACCAATTTCAACGCGGGCTCCACCGTGACCTTCCCCATGTTCGTCTGGGGATCGGCGCAGCGCGGCACGCCCGTGCAGATCAACGTCATCGGAACGGCGATGTTCATCATTGCCGTGATGGTGGTCGTCGTCGGCCAGCTGATCGCGAACCGGCGGAAGAACAGCGCACGCTAGAAAGCCCTGAAGGAGTTGGAAACCATGGCCCCAGCTGCCATGCGTACTGCTGCACAATCACTCTCCGACGCGAAGCCCGTCTCGTTCTGGCTGGACGACCCCGGCAAGCCCGCCGCACTGCCCGCGCTCACCGGCGACGAGCACTGCGATCTGCTCGTCGTCGGCGGTGGCTACAGCGGACTGTGGACCGCGCTGATCGCCAAGGAACGCGACCCGGAACGGGACGTCGTACTGATCGAGGGGCACGAGGTGGGCTGGGCCGCCTCGGGCCGCAACGGCGGATTCTGCGCCGCCTCCCTCACCCACGGCCTGCCCAACGGGCTGGAGCGCTGGCCGGACGAGATCCGGAAGCTGGAGGAGCTCGGCGAGCGGAACCTCGACGCCATCGAGGCCGCCGTCACCCGCTACTCGATCGACTGCGAATTCGAGCGGACCGGCGAGATCGATGTCGCCACCGAGCCCCACCAGCTCGAAGAGCTCCGTGAATGGCACCAGGAGACGGAGAAGCTCGGCTTCACCGGGACTGAGTTCCTGGACCGGGACGCGCTGCGCGCCGAAGTCGACTCGCCGACCTTCCTGGGCGGCCTCTGGGACCGGCGCGGGGTCGCCATGCTGCACCCCGCCAAGCTGGCCTGGGGCCTGAAGCGGGCCTGCCGCGACCTGGGAGTCCGGGTGTACGAACACACCCGGGGCCTCGAACTGGCCAGGACCACCACGGGAATGGCGGTCCGCACCCCGTACGGGAGAGTCTTCGCCCGCCGGGTCGCACTCGGTACGAACATCTTCCCGTCGCTGGTCAAGCGGGTGCGCCCGTACACCGTGCCGGTCTACGACTACGCGCTGATGACCGAGCCGCTCTCTGCGGACCAGCTCGCCTCCATCGGCTGGAAGAACCGGCAGGGGCTGGGCGACAGCGCCAATCAGTTCCACTACTTCCGGCTGTCGGCCGACAACCGGATCCTGTGGGGCGGCTATGACGCGATCTATCCGTACGGCGGGCGGCTGAGCGCCGATCTCGATCAGCGTCCGGAGACCTTCCTCAAGCTCGCGGGCCAGTTCTTCGACTGTTTCCCGCAGTTGGCGGGGGTCCGTTTCAGCCATGCCTGGGGCGGGGCGATCGACACCTGTTCGCGCTTTTCCGCGTTCTTCGGCACGGCCCATCAGGGCCGGGTCGCCTATGCCGCCGGATTCACCGGACTCGGCGTCGGCGCCACCCGGTTCGGGGCCGATGTGATGCTCGATCTGCTGGCGGGCGAACAGAACGAACGGACCGCGCTGGAAATGGTCCGCAGCAAGCCGATGCCGTTCCCGCCGGAGCCCTTCGCCTGGGCCGGGATCGAGCTCACCAAGAGGTCCCTGGCCAGGGCGGACAGCAACGGCGGGCACCGCAATCTCTGGCTGCGGACGATGGACCGGCTGGGGCTCGGCTTCGACAGCTGAGCACGGCGGCCGGTCACCCCCAGGGACGACCGGCCGGGTCCATTGCAGATTCATTGCCCGAACCCGCGTAATCGATCGGCGCCACCTCTCTCTCCCGTGTGAACGCACCGGCCATGCACGGCCGGTGCACACGGAATGGAGACAGGTCATGGCGGGCGCGGGGGTCAAAACGGCAGTGGAATGGCTCGCATCGGTGGCGCCGGACCCGGACGCGTGCCGGTGGGAATGGGAGCGCAATCCCCGCGGGATCGCGCTCCTTCCCGCCGGCCGGCGCTGGGACGTGCTGATTCTTCCGGGGGAGCTGGGTTATCCCACCCTCGACGTACTGACCCGTCTCATCGACAGACCCGGTCCTGTTCTCTCCGACTTCGGCGATGCCCGGATGGGCTTCTTCGTGCCGCCGGGCACCGTCGCCCGCTGGGTCGGCACCGGCGTACGGGGAGCGGGGCAGGGAACCTGGATCGTCGTGCCCTATCCGGGCCGGGCGGCCGGCGGCGGGGTGCGCTGGCTGATTCCGCCGGACGGCTCGGGAACCCTCACCGACGCGACGCTTCTGGAGCTCGCGATGCACGAGGCGGCGGCCGGGAAGGCCGAGAGCGGCGGGGACTGACGGCGACCGGGCGGGGGCGGGAACGGTGTACGTCGTCGGGTCGGCGAGTGGTCCGGGACTGTCAGAGGTCTTGACAACCTGATTGGTCTGGACCATGTTGTGGCGGCCGCACTCAATTCCCCCATGCACGGAGGCCGTTGTGGAACGCACGGGACCCCCCGCCCGATTTACCGGAGTCGTGGCCGCCTTCGCGGCGGCCCTGCTCGCCGCCGGCGGTCTGACCGCCGTCGCTCCGCCCGCCGCCGCCGCCGACACCGACCTGGCGCGCAACGGCGGCTTCGAGTCCGGCCTGGACGGCTGGAGCTGTACCGGCGGCAGCGGAGCCGTTGTCAGCACCCCGGCCCACAGCGGAACTTCGGTGCTGAAGGCGACCCCGGCCGGCGCCGACAACGCCAAGTGCTCCCAGCAGGTGGCGGTCCAGCCGGACTCCGCCTACACGCTGAGCGCCTGGGTGCAGGGCTCCTACGTCCGCCTCGGCGCGGACGGCACCGGCACCACCGACGTGTCCACCTGGACCCAGTCCTCGGCCGACTGGAAGCAGCTCACCACCACGTTCAGGACGGGCCCGTCCACCACCCGGGTGACCGTCTACACCCACGGCTGGTTCGGCACTCCCGCGTACCACGCCGACGACCTCACGCTGATCGGCCCGGGCGGCGCCCCGGCCGAACTCCCGGCCGCCCCCACCGGACTCAGGGCCGGCACGGCCACCGCCTCCTCCGTCGACCTCTCGTGGACCGGTTCCTCCGGGGCCACCGGCTACAACGTCTACCGGGGCGACACGAAGGTCCTCTCGGTCACCGGTACCTCCGCCACCGTGACGGGCCTCGCCGCGTCGACCGCGTACAGCTTCCAGGTCGCCGCGACCAACTCCGCCGGAGAGTCCGCCAGATCGGCCGCCGTCGCGGCCACCACCACGGCGGGCGGCGGCTCAGGCGGGGAAGGCGGCCTGCCCGCCCACGCGCTCGTCGGCTATCTGCACTCCAGCTTCGCCAACGGCTCCGGCTACACGCGGATGGCGGACGTGCCCGACTCCTGGGACGTCATCGACCTGGCCTTCGGCGAACCGACCTCGGTGACCTCGGGCGACATCCGATTCTCGCTCTGCCCGGTCGCCGAATGCCCGAACGTCGAGTCGGAGGCCGAGTTCAAGGCGGCCATCAAGGCCAAGCAGGCCGCGGGCAAGAAGGTGCTCATCTCCATCGGCGGCCAGAACGGCCAGGTGCAGCTCTCCACCACCGCCGCCCGCGACACCTTCGTCTCCTCGGTCAGCAAGATCATCGACGAGTACGGTCTGGACGGCCTCGACATCGACTTCGAGGGCCACTCCCTCTCGCTGAACACCGGGGACACCGACTTCCGGAACCCCACCACCCCGGTCGTCGTCAACCTGATCTCCGCGGTGAAGTCCCTCAAGGCCAAGTACGGCGACAAGTTCGTACTGACGATGGCCCCCGAGACCTTCTTCGTCCAGCTCGGCCACCAGTACTACGGCTCGGGCCCCTGGGGCGGCCAGGATCCCCGGGCGGGCGCCTACCTCCCGGTCATCCACGCGCTGCGCGACGACCTGACCCTGCTGCACGTCCAGGACTACAACTCGGGCTCCATCATGGGCCTGGACAACCAGTACCACTCGATGGGCGGCGCGGACTTCCACATCGCCATGACCGACATGCTGCTCACCGGCTTCCCGGTGGCAGGCGACCAGACCAAGGTCTT from Streptomyces sp. NBC_01591 includes:
- a CDS encoding ABC transporter permease gives rise to the protein MPVLRWIRRNLIVIAGLLTLAYMILPNVVVMVFSFNKPNGRFNYSWQRFSLDAWKDPCGVADMCGSLSLSLQIAVWATVGATVLGTMISFALVRYRFRARGAINSLIFLPMAMPEVVMAASLLTLFLNMGAQLGFWTILIAHIMFCLSFVVTAVKARVMSMDPRLEEAARDLYAGPVQTFLRVTLPIAAPGIAAGALLAFALSFDDFIITNFNAGSTVTFPMFVWGSAQRGTPVQINVIGTAMFIIAVMVVVVGQLIANRRKNSAR
- a CDS encoding NAD(P)/FAD-dependent oxidoreductase; protein product: MAPAAMRTAAQSLSDAKPVSFWLDDPGKPAALPALTGDEHCDLLVVGGGYSGLWTALIAKERDPERDVVLIEGHEVGWAASGRNGGFCAASLTHGLPNGLERWPDEIRKLEELGERNLDAIEAAVTRYSIDCEFERTGEIDVATEPHQLEELREWHQETEKLGFTGTEFLDRDALRAEVDSPTFLGGLWDRRGVAMLHPAKLAWGLKRACRDLGVRVYEHTRGLELARTTTGMAVRTPYGRVFARRVALGTNIFPSLVKRVRPYTVPVYDYALMTEPLSADQLASIGWKNRQGLGDSANQFHYFRLSADNRILWGGYDAIYPYGGRLSADLDQRPETFLKLAGQFFDCFPQLAGVRFSHAWGGAIDTCSRFSAFFGTAHQGRVAYAAGFTGLGVGATRFGADVMLDLLAGEQNERTALEMVRSKPMPFPPEPFAWAGIELTKRSLARADSNGGHRNLWLRTMDRLGLGFDS
- a CDS encoding chitinase encodes the protein MERTGPPARFTGVVAAFAAALLAAGGLTAVAPPAAAADTDLARNGGFESGLDGWSCTGGSGAVVSTPAHSGTSVLKATPAGADNAKCSQQVAVQPDSAYTLSAWVQGSYVRLGADGTGTTDVSTWTQSSADWKQLTTTFRTGPSTTRVTVYTHGWFGTPAYHADDLTLIGPGGAPAELPAAPTGLRAGTATASSVDLSWTGSSGATGYNVYRGDTKVLSVTGTSATVTGLAASTAYSFQVAATNSAGESARSAAVAATTTAGGGSGGEGGLPAHALVGYLHSSFANGSGYTRMADVPDSWDVIDLAFGEPTSVTSGDIRFSLCPVAECPNVESEAEFKAAIKAKQAAGKKVLISIGGQNGQVQLSTTAARDTFVSSVSKIIDEYGLDGLDIDFEGHSLSLNTGDTDFRNPTTPVVVNLISAVKSLKAKYGDKFVLTMAPETFFVQLGHQYYGSGPWGGQDPRAGAYLPVIHALRDDLTLLHVQDYNSGSIMGLDNQYHSMGGADFHIAMTDMLLTGFPVAGDQTKVFPALRPDQVAIGLPASTQAGNGHTSPAEVTKALNCLTKKTDCGSYATHGTWPALRGLMTWSINWDRFNNGEFSKNFDAYFGS